A window of Staphylococcus lloydii genomic DNA:
ATAAAAAATGGCTGAAACACGATAATATGTGTCAGCCATTTTGCTATAACCTATTCTATTAATTATGAACACTATCACGTTCTAAGACGTGTTTTAAATATTGTCCCGTATAACTAGAATCAACTTGTGCAATTTCTTCAGGCGTACCAGTAGCAATAATCGTACCACCACCGTCGCCACCTTCAGGACCTAAATCAATAATGTGATCTGCCGTTTTAATAACATCTAAATTATGTTCGATAATAACGACCGTATCTCCATTTTCAACCAAAGTATTTAGGACGCTTAACAATCGACCAATATCATCAACATGTAGTCCCGTTGTTGGTTCATCTAAAATATAAATAGATTTACCAGTTGAACGTTTGTGTAATTCGGATGCTAATTTAACACGTTGCGCTTCCCCGCCAGATAAAGTAGTGGCAGGTTGGCCTAATGTCACGTAACCTAGCCCAACATCGACTAACGTTTTTAATTTGCGATGTATTTTCGGCACGTTTTCGAAAAAGTATGTTGCTTCTTCAGCAGTCATTCTAAGCACATCTGCAATATTTTTACCTTTATACGTCACTTCAAGCGTCTCACGATTGTAACGTGAACCATCACATACTTCACAAGGCACATAGACATCGGGTAAGAAGTGCATTTCAATTTTAATAATGCCATCACCTTTACATGCTTCACAACGTCCACCTTTCACATTGAAACTAAATCTACCTTTGGAATAACCACGTACTTTCGCTTCATTAGTTTGCGCGAATATGTCTCGAATATCGTCAAAAACACCTGTATAAGTGGCAGGGTTTGAACGTGGTGTACGCCCTATTGGTGATTGATCAATATCGATGATACGTTCCAATTGGTCAATACCTTCGACCGCATCACAATCTCCGGGCTTCACTTTAGATTTATTTATTTCTTTTGCTAAGGATTTATATAACACTTGGTTTACAAGAGAACTTTTACCAGAACCAGAAACGCCTGTTACAACGGTCATCGTTGATAATGGAAAATCAACATCGACATTTTTCAAGTTATTGCTACGAGCGCCTTTAACGCTTATTTTTCTATCTGTAATTTCTCGTCTGTGTTCAGGTACATCAATACGCTTTTTGCCACTTAAATATTGGCCTGTCAACGAATCTTTACTCTTCATAACTTGTTTTGGCGTACCACTAGCAACTATTTCGCCACCGTGGTCGCCAGCGCCAGGACCAACATCGACTAAATAGTCCGCAGCACGCATCGTGTCGTCATCATGTTCAACTACTATTAGTGTATTACCTAAATCTCTCATTTCTTTTAACGTTTCGATTAGACGATCATTATCGCGTTGATGTAAGCCGATAGAAGGCTCATCTAAAACATAAAGTACACCAGATAATCTTGATCCTATTTGTGTGGCTAATCTAATACGCTGCGCTTCCCCACCTGATAGTGTGCCAGATGAACGATTTAACGTTAGATATTCTAAACCTACATTAAATAAAAATTTCAAACGTGAAATAATTTCTTTTAATATTTGATTTGCGATCGTTCTATCTTGATTAGATAACTCAATGTTTTCATAGTAATCAAGTGCTTCTTTAATAGATTTATTAATGACTTCTCCAATATTAAGGCCTGATACATAAACAGATAATGCCTCTCTACTTAAACGTTGTCCATGACAAGTTTCACAAGGTAATTCTGTCATATATTTACTCATCATTTCACGAACATATTCAGAAGGAGAATCATGATAACGTCGATTGATATTATTAATGACACCTTCAAATTCCATCGTACGTGTTCTAGTTTGACCGTTACGCTGTTTAAAAGTAAATTCTATTTCTTTGCCTTGTGAGCCATGCATTATAATATCTTTTTGTCTGTCAGTTAATTTTTTGTATGGTTTATCCATATTTATTTTATATACTTCACATACACGTTTTAATAGCGTTGGATAAAAATCTGAACTTGTTGGTTCCCATGGGACGATAGCACCTTCATTAAGCGTTAAATTCTTATCAGGCACAACTAAATCCATATCAACAGTCAGTTTTTGACCTAGACCATCACACGTTGGACACGCACCGAATGGACTATTAAAACTAAACATTCTTGGTTCTAACTCACCAATTGAAAAACCACAAATTGGACATGCATGGTTTTCCGAGAATTTTAATTCTTCGTCACCGATAACATCGACAACGAGATTCCCTTCTGCTAAACGTAAAGCAGTTTCTATAGAGTCCGCTAAACGAGTTTCAATACCTTCTTTAACAACCAGTCTATCAACAACGACTTCAATTGTATGATTTTTGTTTTTATCGAGCTCAGGTACTTCATTAACATCTGTAATTTCACCATCGACACGAACACGAACATAGCCCTTTTTGATAATATCGTCGATTAATTTTTCGTGTGATCCCTTTCGATGTGATACTACAGGCGCAAGTAATTGAATTTTAGTACGTTCTTCTAAATTCAGTATTCTATCTGTCATTTGTTGCACGGTTTGTGATTCAATTTCAATATGATGATTAGGGCAATATGCCTTTCCAACACGTGCGTATAACAAACGAATATAATCATATATCTCCGTTACTGTTGCTACGATAGATCTAGGGTTTTTACTTGTAGTCTTTTGATCGATTGATATTGCAGGTGACAAACCTTCAATCGTATCTACATCTGGTTTATCCATTTGGCCTAAAAATTGACGTGCGTACGCACTTAAAGATTCAACATAACGTCGTTGACCTTCTGCATAAATCGTATCAAAGGCAAGTGAGGATTTACCTGACCCAGAAAGACCAGTCATGACAATCAATTTATTTTTAGGAATCTCAATATCTACACTTTTTAAATTATGGGCACGCGCCCCTTTAACTACAATAGATGGTTCTTTCATATATTAATGTCACCCTTCTGCTTTTAATTCAAATAACATATCTCTGAGTTCAGTAGCTTTTTCAAAGTCTAAGTCTTTTGCTGCCTGTTTCATTTCTTTTTCTATATTTTGAATTGTTTTTTCGCGTTCTTTCTTAGTCATTTTCTTAGGAAGTTCTTTTTGCTGTTGTTCATTAGTATCATCACTTTCAACAGTGGCACTAATAACATCGTGAATTTTCTTGTTAATTGTAGTTGGTGTAATACCATATTTTTCGTTATATGCTGTTTGTATTTCACGACGACGTTCTGTCTCATCAATAGCAAAACGCATAGAGTCAGTTATTTTATCGCCGTACATAATTACTTCACCTTCACTATTACGTGCTGCACGACCAATAGTTTGTACTAATGAGCGTTCTGAACGTAAAAAGCCTTCTTTATCAGCATCTAAAATAACCACTAATGAAACTTCTGGAATATCTATACCCTCTCTTAACAAGTTAATTCCGACAACGACATCATAAGTTCCCATACGTAAATCTCTTATAATTTCAATACGCTCTAATGTTTTAATTTCGGAATGAAGATAATTGACTTTAATACCTGCTTCTTTCATATAAGTTGTCAAATCTTCACTCATTTTTTTCGTTAAAGTGGTAACGAGGACACGTTCATTTTTGTCGATACGTTCCTGAATTTCACCCAATAAGTCATCGATTTGATTTTCAGTAGGACGTACTTCAATTTTAGGGTCTAGCAATCCAGTTGGACGAATAATTTGTTCTACCATTTCGTCTGTATGTTCTAATTCATAAGGACCAGGCGTTGCAGACACATATACCAGTTGATTTGTTTTTTCTTCAAACTCTTCAAATTTTAACGGTCTATTGTCTAAGGCACTAGGTAGTCTAAAGCCATGATCGACGAGCACTTGTTTACGTGCTCTATCTCCGTTATACATCCCTCGTACCTGTGGCAATGTAACATGTGATTCATCGACCATGATAAGCCAATCATCACCAAAGTAATCTAATAATGTATATGGTGTTGAACCTAATGGTCTTAAAGTTAGATGGACTGAATAGTTTTCAATACCAGAACAGAAGCCCATCTCACGCATCATCTCTAAATCATAGTTTGTACGTTGTTCAAGTCTTTGAGCTTCTAATAATTTATTTTCAGATCTTAATTCTTCTAAGCGTTCAGCCAATTCATCTTCTATACGTTGGATAGCTGATTTCATTTTTTCTTCACGGGTTACGAAGTGAGATGCTGGGAAAATAGCAAAGTGTTCGCGTTCGCGTATGACTTCTCCAGTTAAGTAATTCACTTCTCTAATTCTATCTATTTCATCACCGAAAAATTCAACTCGGATACACATTTCTTCACGAGACGCCGGGAAAATTTCAACGACATCGCCACGTACTCTAAATGTACCACGGCGGAAATCAATATCATTACGCGTATATTGCACATCTACTAATTGACGTAACAATTCACTTCTATCCATTTCCATACCAACTCTTACACTAACGACTAAATCTCGATATTCATCTGGATTACCTAAACCATAAATACAACTTACACTAGCAATAATGATAACGTCATCGCGTTCAAACAGAGCACTTGTTGCTGAGTGTCGTAATTGATCTATTTCATCGTTAATAGATGCATCCTTTTCAATAAAAGTATCTGTAGAAGGCACATAAGCTTCAGGTTGATAATAATCATAATAACTAACAAAGTATTCCACTCTGTTTTCAGGGAAAAATTCTTTAAACTCACTGTACAATTGACCAGCCAATGTTTTGTTGTGAGCGATAATGAGTGTTGGTTTACCAACCTCTTTAATAACGTTACTCATCGTAAACGTTTTACCAGTACCTGTAGCACCTAGCAATGTTTGATGTCTTTTGCCTTCATTGATGCCATCGACAATTTTTTGTATAGCTTGAGGTTGATCGCCTTCAGGTTTAAAATCAGAAGCTAATTTAAATGGGTAATGTTCCATATGTGACACATGCCTCCTATTTATTATCGCATTACTGTCTTTATTTATTTAAACTTGTTCGTATTTAACATGTTATTTTCCATAATTCTACATTAGTTATACACTATTTTAACAGATTTGCTACTTTTAATACAAACATTTGTTCGTTGTTGTGAACTTACTTTTGCTCAAATAAAAAACAAACATAGGTTGTGCACTATGTTTGTTTGCGAATGTATATATTATAAAGGTATTTGGACATAACAATCAATTTTACTGTTTGTTGTATCGATTAATCATAATCGTCATCTTTTTTATGAAACTGTAAATTATCTATAATGATATACCCTGCCAAAATGGATACTACATCGATAAAAATGATCCATTCATCGTGAAAGAATCCCTTTTGAACGGATACACCTATTAACACTAACGTTAAAATTGTTCCGACCCATTTACTTCTAGTCAATACGCTAAATAAAATGACTAATACACAAGGGAAAAATGCAGCGAGTATGTACCATATCATATTATTCACTCATTTCTTTTATTGATAATACTCATCGTTGTATCATATAATTCTGACTTTGGAATATATTTTTCTTGCAACATTTCTGGAACGATATTGTCTATAAAATCTTGAACTGAATAAAGGTGGTCAAATTGTGTAATCGTTTCTAGAGACATTTCATAAATTTCATAAAACAACGGCTCTGGATTTCGTTTCTGTATTTCACCTAATGTTTCATATAATAAATCAATCTTATCTGCTACTGATAGGATTTGACCCTCTAACGAGTCATCTTTACCTTCTTGTAGTCTTTCACGATAAATATTTTGAAAATGGTCTGGTATTTCTTCACTAATAAACGTTTCGACCATTTCTTCTTCAACTTGCGAGAATAATTTTTTTAATTCACCACTCGCATATTTCACAGGTGTTTTGATATCCCCGGTAAATATTTCAGCAAAGTCATGGTTTAGTGCTTTTTCATATAAACTCTTCCAATTTACTGTATTACCTTGGTACTCTTCAACAGTACCTAAATATTGCGCAATTTTCGTAACTTTAAACGAGTGCGCCGCTACATTATGTTCAAAGTATTTAAACTTCCCTGGCAGTCTAATTAACGTCTCTAAGTCGGATAAACGTTTAAAATATTGATGTACACCCATGACACATGCCTCCTCGTATATTTAAATAAAGATTATACTTGTTTCTATTAATTGAAGCAAATGTGATTAATATCCCAATACAACATTATCGGGTTTGCTTAACTTAAATTATGCAGTGTTTAGGTGTAATTTTCAAAAATAAAATGACTATAACTAAAATATTCACGCGCCTTCTTATTACAAAACATAATTATCAAGCAATAAGAATAAATGTGGACATATCATAGTTATAGTCATCATTTTGTATTAATGAATATATTGATAAGCTGCAGTATTTTTAATTGTACGGTATGATTTTTGTCCGAAACCTTGCCAATTCATTTCAGAAACGACAATAGAACCATCTTTATTCGTTTTTTCAACTACACCTACATGACCAAGCGGTCCAGCAGTTGTTTGAAAAACTGCACCTACCTCAGGTTTATTATTTACTTTAAATCCTTGATTTTGCGCTGCTGAAGCCCAATTATTAGCATTACCCCATAACGAACTAATTGATTTACCTAATTGTTGACGACGGTCAAATGCATAATATGTACATTGGCCCCAATCGTAATAATTATTATCTCCTGCCAAATCATTATTTTCCTTATTGTACGATGGCTGTTGATATTCGTTAGATTGACTTACCTCATATTGATAAGGATGTGTATTTACATGGTCGTTTTTTGTATATTGTGTTTGATATGAATTTACATATTGCTCACTAGAATCAGTCGTGTTAATTGGAGACAAAGTCATAGTAGGTGGAGATGATGGCGCGGAAGTACTTAAATTACGATTATATGGCAAATTATATGGCGATAAGTGTGCGGAACCTTTTTCCGTAATTGCAATAAGTTGTCCTACTTGCAGCACTTCAGATACGTTAGGGTTTAACTTATAAATTTCTGCTAAGGAAACGTTATATTTTTCACTGATTTTATATAAGGTGTCCCCCGTTTTCACCTCTACAATATCTTGGTCAGGTAATAAGATAGTAGTACCTATTGCAACATGTGATGTACTTTCTGCGAGACCATTCAATTTAATAATGTCTGACGTTGTTGAAGCGTATTTTTCTGCTAATGTACTCAGTTGTGTTTCTCCTTCAGCAACTTGGTGATTCTGACTGGCCGAAGCTGTATGATCTATTAAACCAATTAATGATAAAGAAAAAACAGAACTCGTGATCGTTTTTTTCATGGTGTTATTCAATCCTTTTTAACCGATTTTGTGATTTTAATATAGCATACTTTTTTTAACCGCATGGCACTGTTATCAAGCTGTAATAAAAGCGTTAATTTTATAAATAATAAATGATGCAACCATGCTTTAAATCAACGTTTTTAGAAATCTATTATGTCAATTGGTTAATAAATCTAATGGAAAATTACATATGAAACCACAAAGTTTTCAAACTAAAAAAGATATAATTCATACATTTCATTACGAAGCAAATCGATAAAAAAGTCGCACCTCAATTACTTATCGCCTTAGTGCCATGTTTAATAGCCTAATGATAGCAATGTGGTTACGACTTTATACTTTGTAGCAATTTATTTATTATTTTTCAGCATTTGCCATTTGATTACGTAAATATGCTTCCATGAATGGACCGATATCTCCGTCCATCACTGCATCAACCTTACCGGTTTCTTCATTAGTTCTATGATCTTTGACCATTGAATATGGATGGAAAACATATGATCTAATTTGGCTACCCCAGCCAATCTCTTTTTGTTCACCGCGAATTTCAGCCATTTGTTTTTCTTGTTCTTCTAATTCTAATTGATACAATTTGGCTTTTAACATTTTCATAGCTGCTTCACGGTTTTTAATTTGTGAGCGTTCGTTTTGGTTATTCACAACGATACCAGTTGGATGGTGGGTTATACGAATTGCAGATTCCGTTTTGTTTATGTGCTGACCACCTGCACCTGAAGCTCTGAACGTATCCACTGTAATGTCGTCTGGATTGATTTCAATTTCTATCTCGTTGTTATTAAATTCAGGGATAACGTCACAAGAAGCAAATGAAGTGTGACGTCTACCAGAAGAATCAAATGGTGAGATACGCACTAATCTATGAACACCTTTTTCAGCTTTCAAATAACCATAGGCATTGTGGCCTTTAACGATGATTGTCACACTCTTCACACCTGCTTCATCACCCGGTTGATAATCAGCAGTTTCTACTTTATAGCCTTGTTGTTCACAATAACGCTGGTACATTCTTAAAAGCATGCTCGTCCAATCTTGAGACTCTGTACCGCCTGCTCCAGGATGTAACTCTAATATCGCATTATTTGCATCATATGGTCCATCTAGTAATAGTTGTAATTCAAAGCGTTCAATTTTACCGTTAAATTCATTTATTTGGCTTTCTAAAGCTTCTTTCATATCTTCATCGTTTTCATCTAATAATAACTCATGAGTAGCTGACATATCATCTAATTCATCAGTTAAAGCAGTAAAATCATTAACAACAGATTTTAACGCATTATTTTTATCGATAATATCTTGCGCTTTATTTTGATCATCCCAAAATGTAGGGTCTGCCATCATTTCTTCGTATTCTTGAATATTTGTCTCTTTTTCCTCTAAGTCAAAGAGACCCCCTAAGTTGTTCTAATTTAGCTTCGTAACTATCTAAGTTTCTTTTCATTTCTGATAATTCCATTGTACATCGCTCCTATTAGCGTTTAATTAACGTTCACTATTTAATAAACTTGCTCTTTAAAAGTATATCATTATATATAAATTTTCAAAACGTTGGCTGAGTATTGAAAAAGACTGGAGTATGTTAAAAACATTAACATACTCCAGTCGAGTCATTTTATGCGCCATGACAGTTTTTGTATTTTTTACCGCTACCGCAAGGGCATGGATCATTTCTGCCAATATGTTCGTCTTTAACGTAAGGTTGTGCTTTGGCTTTTTCTTTGCCATCTTCTGCTGAGACATGTTCGGCTTTACCAAAATCAGTAGATTTATCTCTTTCTATGTCATCTTCTACCGTAACGACAGATTTCAAGATATATTTACTAACATCTTCTTCAATTTGTTGCATCATTGTATCAAATAGTTGATGACCTTCGTTTTGATAGTCACGTAATGGATTTTGTTGACCATAAGAACGTAAGTGAATACCTTCTCTAAGTTGATCCATTGTATCAATATGGTCAGTCCAATGTGTATCGATAGAACGTAATAAAATCATACGTTCAAATTCATCAAATTGCTCACCAATTTCTTCTTTTTGTTGAGCCAACGCCTTTTCGATTTTTTCCCATACAAGTTGATAGATGTCTTCGCTATCTTTACCTTTTATTTCAGATACGTTTAATTCATTTTCATTTAAAAATACATCGTCGACGTAATTTACGAACGGTTCGTAGTCTGGTTCTTCTTCGTCATCATTTATATAGTGTGCAACGCTACGTTCTAATGTCGATTGAAGCATTGAATTTACAAGTTCACTACTATTTTCGCTATCGATAATACTGTTACGTTCACTGTATATGATTTCACGTTGTTTACGTAATACATCATCATATTCAAGAATACGTTTACGTGCATCAAAGTTATTACCTTCAACACGTTTCTGTGCAGATTCGACAGCACGAGATACCATTTTAGATTCTATCGGTGTTGAATCGTCCATACCTAGACGGTCCATCATTTTTTGTAATCTTTCAGAACCAAAGCGTACCATTAATTCGTCTTGTAATGATAAGTAAAAACGGCTGTCCCCGCGGTCACCTTGACGACCTGAACGTCCTCTTAGTTGGTCATCAATACGTCTCGATTCGTGACGTTCAGTACCAATAACTGCTAAGCCACCTAATTCTTCTACGCCATCGCCAAGTTTGATGTCTGTACCACGGCCGGCCATGTTTGTCGCGATTGTAACCGCACCACGTTGACCAGCGTTTGCAACGATGTCCGCTTCGCGTTCATGGTTTTTAGCATTTAATACATCGTGACGGATACCACGTTTTTTAAGTAAATTTGAAATATATTCACTTGTTTCAACAGCTACTGTACCTAAAAGGACAGGTTGACCTTCTTTATGTTTTTCAATAACATCTTCGACTACCGCATCAAATTTGCCTTTTTGACTAATGTAAATTAAGTCTGGCTTATCTTTACGTTGTACCGGTTTGTTTGTAGGTATTTGTGTAACCGTCATATTATAAATGTTTCTAAATTCTTCTTCTTCAGTTTTAGCTGTACCAGTCATACCAGACAGTTTGTTGTACATTCTAAAGAAGTTTTGGAATGTTATAGAAGCCATTGTTTTAGATTCGTTTTGAATTTTTACGCCCTCTTTAGCTTCAATTGCTTGGTGTAAACCTTCAGAGAAACGACGGCCTGGCATTGTACGACCCGTAAATTGGTCTACAATTAAAATTTCGCCATCATTAATCATATAGTCTACGTCACGTTGTAAAGTTACGTGTGCACGTAGTGCTGTGTTGATATGACTAATGATTTCAACGTTTTTTACGTCATATAAATTATCGATTTTAAACATACGTTCTGCTTTATCAATACCTTGTTCAGTTAACTGAACAGCTTTCGTTTTTTCATCATAGTTATAGTCATCTTCATTTTTTAACATTTTGGCAAAAACATTTGCTTGAGTATATAAAGAAGTAGATTTTTCAGCTTCTCCTGAAATAATCAATGGCGTGCGGGCCTCATCAATTAAAATTGAGTCAACTTCGTCAATAATTGCAAAGTTCAACGGGCGCATTACGCGTTCTTCGGCATAGTTCACCATGTTATCGCGCAAGTAATCGAAACCTAATTCGTTGTTCGTGCTGTATGTTATATCATCAGCATATGCTGCGCGTTTCTCTTCAGTTGATTTACTGTTTAAATTTAGGCCTACAGATAAACCTAAAAAGTTGTATAGTTCAGCCATCTCTTCACTTTGTGAACTAGCTAAATATTCGTTGACCGTAATGACGTGGACGCCTCGTCCACCTAAGGCATTTAAATAAGTCGGCATAGTAGCCGTTAACGTCTTACCTTCACCAGTACGCATTTCTGCAATGTCACCTTTATGGATAGCTATACCACCCATTACTTGGACACGATAAGGAATCATGTTGAACACACGTTTAGACCCTTCGCGCACTAAAGCAAAGGCTTCCGGTAAAATATCTTCCAATATTTTTTCTTGTTTTTTAATATCCTCTTCTGCTTGCAGTTTCTCTTGAAATTCTGCAGTTTTATTTCGAATCTCTTCATCAGTTAGTATTGCAATATCCTCTTCTAATGAGAGCACTTTGTCTGCTAATTTACCAAGGCGTTTTATTTCTTTATTATTGCCATCAGCAATCTTTGATAAAAAACCCATTATGTTCGCTCCTTTAGCTTATTAACTCTTTCCCTTACAACAATTTATATTACCACTTATAAGCATAAATTTACACTTATATCACCGTTAGTTAAAAATAGTTTTTTCTTATTTTTATATTTCTAAAATTGCTTTTCAAAGTTATTATCATTAATCTCTATGAAAGCTATTTGCACTTTCAAATTATTATATATTAACATAACAAAAATTAAGCGTCCAAGATTTAACACATCTTGGACGCTAGCTAGAACTATAAATTTAAACTGTTATTCAGATGTTTCGATTAATCCATACTTACCATCTTTACGTTTGTAAACAATACTTGTACCATCTGTTTCGCGATCTGTAAAAATAAAGAAATCATGTCCTAATAAATCCATCTGTAATACGGCTTCTTCAGAATCCATTGGTTTTAAGCTGAATTGTTTAGAACGTATAATTTCAAAATCTGTATCTTCAGCGTTGTCTTCTTTAACGTCATTATTATTTGGTTCTGTAATTTCAGCAAATACGTCAGGTTCACCGCGATCTCTATGCTTACGATTAACACGTGTTTTATATTTTCTAACTTGTCGTTCCAATTTACTGTTAATCAAATCGATACCTGCGTATAAATCATCATTTCGTTCTTCTGCTCTTAACGTCACATTTTTAAGTGGTATAGTAACTTCAATTTTAGTAGTTGAATTAGTATACGTCTTCACTTTGACGTGTGCAGTTGCATCTGGCACATCGTTAAAATAACGTTCTAATTTACCAATCTTATCCTCAATATAGTTACGAATAGCATCAGTAATAGTGAGGTTCTCTCCGTGAATTTCAAATCTGATCATAGTAATCGACTCCTTTAAAACCCCTATATTGGTAATGTTGCTTAACTTTATAATACCACGTTTACCCTACCGTGCAAACGTAAACACATCGAATTTTCTGATTTTTCTTACAAAAAATTTACACGCGACTTGGTGAACTGTAATTCCAGTTGTATAAATATCATCAACGAGTAAAATGTATCTATCAGTATAATCATGCGTTGATATAATTTCGAATGAATTAACTTGTTCCTCTCTTTGTTTTTTAGTCAACGATGACTGTGTTAGTTTATGTTTAGTTTTGACACATGGTAAGTATTTTACATCCATCTCATCAAGCACAGTCGTCACAACATTAAAAGTTCGTTCTTCCTCCCTTGCTCTAGGAGATGGTATCGGAATAATATAATCATAGTTGTTTTGCGGTAATGCTATGTTTTGTGCAATGACTTCTTTTAACGCATAATCCTTCATAAATTTATATTGACGTAATATTTTTTTAACTATGCCTTTATAGTTATATTGGCAATATAGTTGTTCCATCATCTTATAGTGTTGCCTTAGATACGAGCAATCTTTACATGTTGAGTCATTATTATTCTTACGCTTCAAACATCTTTTACAATGCTTTGCTTCGTTAATTTGTACTTCTGTCCATTGAGTTCTACAACTGTCGCAAATATTCTTGCCGCTACAAAATAAGTTAGTAATATCTAATTGCTCTATAAAAGGTGCTCGACACTGCAAACATTTAGGCATCGACCCACCCCTTTTTAATTGCCAAATGATTCATATGTTTTATTTTTCTGCGCGCACATATCATAGACCAAGAAACTCCTTGATGACAAAATAAGACTAGCCCATTACATGAATGCAATTTTCTGCCTACTCTACCAGCAATTTGTATTAAAGCAGAAGTATGGAACAACTGACTTCGCAATACGATGACGTCTAGACATGCCATCGTAAAGCCTCTTTCTAAAATTGTTGTTGTAAATATCACCTTATACCTTCCTGCCCTTAAGTCAGCAATTTTTTCAAAACGTTCACCATCATTACTATAAACACAAGTTATCCCCTCTATATAGCGTCGATATATTGAGTACATTTTCTTCATATCTGTAATGTTATGAACGAATACAAGCGTTATACGATCTGCTTTGATTTGTTGTTTAAGTATTTGTAATAACGTTGGTTGTATTTTATGGGAAGGCATCTGTAAATATTTAAAAGTGGGTACTGGCAATAACTGTCGGTGATAACGTGCAGGTAATTTAATTTGCTTATGAATTGGGATTGTTTTGAGCAGTTGTTTTGGAGGTGTGGCAGTCATATAAATATGACTATATTTTTGACAAGAGGCTAGGTCGATTGCTTTCATGA
This region includes:
- the prfB gene encoding peptide chain release factor 2 (programmed frameshift); amino-acid sequence: MELSEMKRNLDSYEAKLEQLRGSLDLEEKETNIQEYEEMMADPTFWDDQNKAQDIIDKNNALKSVVNDFTALTDELDDMSATHELLLDENDEDMKEALESQINEFNGKIERFELQLLLDGPYDANNAILELHPGAGGTESQDWTSMLLRMYQRYCEQQGYKVETADYQPGDEAGVKSVTIIVKGHNAYGYLKAEKGVHRLVRISPFDSSGRRHTSFASCDVIPEFNNNEIEIEINPDDITVDTFRASGAGGQHINKTESAIRITHHPTGIVVNNQNERSQIKNREAAMKMLKAKLYQLELEEQEKQMAEIRGEQKEIGWGSQIRSYVFHPYSMVKDHRTNEETGKVDAVMDGDIGPFMEAYLRNQMANAEK
- the secA gene encoding preprotein translocase subunit SecA, with the protein product MGFLSKIADGNNKEIKRLGKLADKVLSLEEDIAILTDEEIRNKTAEFQEKLQAEEDIKKQEKILEDILPEAFALVREGSKRVFNMIPYRVQVMGGIAIHKGDIAEMRTGEGKTLTATMPTYLNALGGRGVHVITVNEYLASSQSEEMAELYNFLGLSVGLNLNSKSTEEKRAAYADDITYSTNNELGFDYLRDNMVNYAEERVMRPLNFAIIDEVDSILIDEARTPLIISGEAEKSTSLYTQANVFAKMLKNEDDYNYDEKTKAVQLTEQGIDKAERMFKIDNLYDVKNVEIISHINTALRAHVTLQRDVDYMINDGEILIVDQFTGRTMPGRRFSEGLHQAIEAKEGVKIQNESKTMASITFQNFFRMYNKLSGMTGTAKTEEEEFRNIYNMTVTQIPTNKPVQRKDKPDLIYISQKGKFDAVVEDVIEKHKEGQPVLLGTVAVETSEYISNLLKKRGIRHDVLNAKNHEREADIVANAGQRGAVTIATNMAGRGTDIKLGDGVEELGGLAVIGTERHESRRIDDQLRGRSGRQGDRGDSRFYLSLQDELMVRFGSERLQKMMDRLGMDDSTPIESKMVSRAVESAQKRVEGNNFDARKRILEYDDVLRKQREIIYSERNSIIDSENSSELVNSMLQSTLERSVAHYINDDEEEPDYEPFVNYVDDVFLNENELNVSEIKGKDSEDIYQLVWEKIEKALAQQKEEIGEQFDEFERMILLRSIDTHWTDHIDTMDQLREGIHLRSYGQQNPLRDYQNEGHQLFDTMMQQIEEDVSKYILKSVVTVEDDIERDKSTDFGKAEHVSAEDGKEKAKAQPYVKDEHIGRNDPCPCGSGKKYKNCHGA
- the hpf gene encoding ribosome hibernation-promoting factor, HPF/YfiA family; its protein translation is MIRFEIHGENLTITDAIRNYIEDKIGKLERYFNDVPDATAHVKVKTYTNSTTKIEVTIPLKNVTLRAEERNDDLYAGIDLINSKLERQVRKYKTRVNRKHRDRGEPDVFAEITEPNNNDVKEDNAEDTDFEIIRSKQFSLKPMDSEEAVLQMDLLGHDFFIFTDRETDGTSIVYKRKDGKYGLIETSE
- a CDS encoding ComF family protein, with protein sequence MMEQLYCQYNYKGIVKKILRQYKFMKDYALKEVIAQNIALPQNNYDYIIPIPSPRAREEERTFNVVTTVLDEMDVKYLPCVKTKHKLTQSSLTKKQREEQVNSFEIISTHDYTDRYILLVDDIYTTGITVHQVACKFFVRKIRKFDVFTFAR